The following are from one region of the Bradyrhizobium septentrionale genome:
- a CDS encoding TRAP transporter large permease has product MSPETVAVIGFVSLFALMLLRVPVGMAMGLVGITGFGYLTGLAPALKLIGQTTMRTVTDYSFGVIPMFLLMGAFVSVSGISRELFRAANTFVGHWKGGLGIATIAACGGFAAISGSSVATAATFSAVAYPEMRRFGYPQSFSTGVIAVGGTLGAMLPPSTVLAVYGIITQQDIGKLFIAGVVPGLLAILMHMITIGIIGVTRPGFLPAGKKASWHERFVALRDVWSPLLLFLFVIGGLYGGFFIPTEAGAVGAVGAFIIGILRGKLTRDGILQSLLQATRTAAAVFTVLIGALCFGYFLTITQTPQNVTAFLTGLGIGPYGVLALILLMYLVLGCLMDAMAMVILTVPIVFPVVTALGFDPIWFGIIIVMTVELGLIHPPVGMNVFVIKSVIKDVNMSTIFVGVLPFVITDLIRLVILILFPLLATWLPQRMIG; this is encoded by the coding sequence CTGAGTCCGGAGACTGTCGCCGTCATCGGCTTTGTCAGCCTGTTCGCGCTGATGCTGCTTCGCGTGCCCGTCGGCATGGCAATGGGCCTCGTCGGCATCACCGGCTTCGGCTACCTCACCGGCCTCGCGCCGGCGCTGAAGCTGATCGGCCAGACCACGATGCGCACGGTGACGGATTATTCTTTCGGCGTGATCCCGATGTTCCTGCTGATGGGCGCCTTCGTGTCCGTCTCCGGCATCAGCCGGGAGCTGTTCCGCGCCGCCAACACCTTCGTCGGCCACTGGAAGGGCGGGCTCGGTATCGCCACCATCGCGGCCTGCGGCGGCTTTGCCGCGATCTCGGGCTCGTCGGTCGCGACCGCCGCAACCTTCTCGGCGGTCGCCTATCCCGAGATGCGCCGCTTCGGCTATCCGCAGTCGTTCTCCACCGGCGTGATCGCGGTCGGCGGCACGCTGGGAGCGATGCTGCCGCCGTCCACCGTGCTCGCGGTCTACGGCATCATCACCCAGCAGGACATCGGCAAGCTGTTCATCGCGGGCGTGGTGCCCGGCCTGCTCGCGATCCTGATGCATATGATCACGATCGGCATCATCGGCGTGACGCGGCCGGGTTTCCTTCCGGCGGGCAAGAAGGCGTCGTGGCATGAGCGCTTCGTCGCGCTGCGCGACGTTTGGTCGCCGCTGCTGCTGTTCCTGTTCGTGATCGGCGGCCTCTATGGCGGCTTCTTCATCCCGACCGAGGCCGGCGCGGTCGGCGCAGTCGGCGCCTTCATCATCGGCATCCTCCGCGGCAAGCTGACCAGGGACGGCATCCTGCAGTCGCTGCTGCAGGCAACGCGCACCGCGGCTGCGGTATTCACCGTGCTGATCGGCGCGCTCTGCTTCGGCTATTTCCTCACCATCACCCAGACGCCGCAGAACGTCACCGCCTTCCTCACCGGGCTCGGCATCGGTCCCTATGGCGTGCTGGCACTGATCCTCCTGATGTATCTGGTGCTGGGCTGCCTGATGGATGCGATGGCGATGGTGATCCTCACCGTGCCGATCGTGTTTCCGGTGGTGACCGCGCTCGGCTTCGATCCGATCTGGTTCGGCATCATCATCGTCATGACCGTCGAGCTCGGCCTGATCCATCCGCCGGTCGGCATGAACGTGTTCGTGATCAAGAGCGTGATCAAGGACGTCAACATGTCGACGATCTTTGTCGGCGTGCTGCCGTTCGTCATCACCGACCTGATCCGGCTGGTGATCCTGATCCTGTTCCCGCTGCTCGCGACCTGGCTGCCGCAGCGCATGATTGGTTGA
- a CDS encoding DUF3237 domain-containing protein — protein sequence MAPELQTRYVFTITARIAEVTSAGDIGTGVRRIIPIIGGEVRGETVNGKVLSFGADFQIIRPNELIELEAKYAFETDDGAVVYVENKGIRFGPVELLERLKRGEPVDPKLIYFRTVPKFETGAEKYRWLMQHIFVASAARHADRVVIDVHQVL from the coding sequence ATGGCACCGGAGCTTCAGACCAGATACGTCTTCACCATCACCGCCAGGATCGCGGAGGTGACGTCCGCCGGCGACATCGGCACCGGCGTCCGCCGCATCATCCCGATCATCGGCGGCGAGGTGAGGGGCGAGACCGTCAACGGCAAGGTGCTCTCGTTCGGCGCCGACTTCCAGATCATCCGGCCCAACGAGCTGATCGAGCTGGAGGCGAAATACGCCTTCGAGACCGACGACGGCGCGGTCGTCTATGTCGAGAACAAGGGCATCCGCTTCGGGCCGGTCGAGCTGCTCGAGAGGCTCAAGCGCGGCGAGCCTGTTGACCCGAAGCTGATCTATTTCCGCACCGTGCCGAAGTTCGAAACCGGTGCCGAAAAATATCGCTGGCTGATGCAGCACATCTTCGTCGCCTCCGCTGCCCGCCACGCCGACCGCGTCGTGATCGACGTGCATCAGGTGCTGTGA
- a CDS encoding ISAs1 family transposase: METCFGSVPDPRAGNATHRLGDLIVMMVAASLCGAATATEFALFAETRRAVLSRLIDYDVAPSHDTFSRLLRLLDPRAFEQAFASFAAGFARALGESSGTTVATPDEVVALDGKALRRAYEQGQQAYPPLTVSAFATQTRLCLAAASPTAAENEIEAALKVIALIDLTDKIVTADALHCHRRMAEAVVEQNADYVLALKGNRGHWHKEAESLLARAPSPPVVEQTERGHGRDEWRKAEVVPVETALMPGHAAIIRITSRRDRSEPLTRLFMTSRVFSPQQALDITRAHWQVENGLHWMLDVHLAEDMNRARKDHAPANIAILKRIAKNILQMTDPPKVPISHRIKKCAWNDDYLLKALAHMR; encoded by the coding sequence CTGGAAACCTGTTTTGGATCGGTTCCCGACCCCCGAGCCGGAAACGCGACGCATCGGTTGGGCGACCTGATCGTGATGATGGTCGCCGCGAGCCTGTGCGGGGCCGCGACAGCAACCGAATTTGCGTTGTTCGCGGAGACCCGTAGGGCTGTGCTGTCTCGCCTGATCGATTACGACGTGGCCCCCAGCCACGATACTTTCTCGCGGCTTTTGCGGCTGCTGGATCCGCGGGCGTTCGAGCAGGCTTTTGCGTCGTTTGCCGCGGGTTTTGCCCGGGCGCTCGGCGAATCCAGCGGCACGACTGTGGCCACGCCAGACGAGGTGGTCGCGCTCGACGGCAAGGCCTTGCGGCGCGCCTATGAACAAGGCCAGCAGGCCTATCCGCCGCTGACGGTCTCGGCCTTCGCCACGCAAACCCGGCTTTGCCTTGCGGCCGCGTCGCCGACGGCGGCCGAGAACGAGATTGAGGCCGCCCTGAAGGTGATCGCGCTGATTGATCTGACTGACAAGATCGTCACGGCCGACGCGCTGCATTGCCATCGCCGGATGGCCGAGGCGGTCGTCGAACAGAATGCGGACTATGTGCTGGCGCTGAAAGGCAACCGTGGTCACTGGCACAAGGAAGCCGAGAGCCTGCTGGCACGAGCGCCCTCGCCACCGGTTGTCGAGCAGACGGAACGCGGTCATGGCCGCGACGAATGGCGGAAAGCTGAGGTGGTGCCGGTCGAGACCGCGCTGATGCCCGGCCATGCCGCCATCATCCGGATCACTTCCCGGCGTGATCGGTCCGAGCCGCTGACGCGCTTGTTCATGACCTCGCGCGTGTTCTCGCCGCAGCAGGCCCTCGACATCACGCGAGCCCATTGGCAGGTCGAGAACGGCCTGCACTGGATGCTTGATGTTCATCTCGCCGAGGATATGAACCGAGCTCGCAAGGACCACGCACCTGCCAACATCGCCATCCTCAAGCGAATCGCAAAAAATATCCTGCAGATGACCGACCCGCCGAAGGTCCCTATCAGCCACCGCATCAAAAAATGCGCATGGAACGACGACTACCTCCTCAAAGCCCTGGCCCATATGCGATAG
- a CDS encoding IS110 family transposase, producing the protein MLKTTTADRPELKPVNVGAAAIDIGSKMHMAAVNPACTDVPVRTFSTFTQDLHSLADWFKTCGVTSVAMESTGVYWIPVYEILEQRGFEVILVNARYAKNVPGRKTDVSDAAWLRQLHSYGLLRGSFRPDAEIATLRAYLRQRERLVEYAAAHIQHMQKALMEMNLQLHHVVSDITGATGMRIIRAIVAGERNPDVLATYRDVRCHSSTETIRAALIGNDREEHVFALTQSLELYDIYQAKMLDCDRKLEVLIAALSNREAKPVGKLSQPRVKTKQVNTPTFDVRTALYGVLGVDLTEIHGLGPSLALKLVGECGKDLRAWPTAKHFTSWLCLAPGNKISGGKVLSSRTRRSSSRAAALLRLAATTVGRSDTALGAFYRRLSSRAGKSKAVTATARKIAVLFYNTLRHGMSYRDPGADQYERQYRSRVLANLQRRAKSLGFVLQAIPCNANQAVS; encoded by the coding sequence ATGCTCAAGACGACAACTGCAGATCGCCCGGAATTGAAGCCAGTCAACGTCGGGGCGGCTGCCATCGACATCGGATCAAAGATGCACATGGCCGCCGTGAACCCGGCCTGCACCGATGTCCCAGTGCGCACGTTCAGCACGTTCACACAGGACCTGCATAGTCTGGCGGACTGGTTCAAGACATGCGGTGTGACCAGCGTCGCGATGGAATCCACTGGCGTCTATTGGATCCCGGTCTACGAGATTCTGGAGCAGCGCGGGTTCGAGGTCATTCTGGTCAACGCGCGGTATGCCAAGAATGTGCCCGGGCGCAAGACCGATGTCAGCGATGCTGCGTGGTTACGCCAGCTTCATTCCTATGGGCTGTTACGCGGCAGCTTCCGTCCCGATGCCGAGATTGCGACCCTGCGCGCTTATCTGCGCCAGCGGGAGCGGCTGGTTGAATATGCTGCCGCCCATATCCAGCACATGCAGAAGGCTCTGATGGAGATGAACCTGCAGCTCCATCATGTCGTCTCGGATATCACCGGAGCGACTGGTATGCGGATTATCCGAGCCATTGTTGCAGGCGAGCGCAATCCCGACGTTCTGGCAACCTATCGAGACGTGCGCTGCCATTCTTCAACGGAGACGATCCGCGCGGCGCTGATCGGCAACGACCGGGAGGAACATGTCTTCGCTCTGACCCAATCGCTGGAACTCTACGACATCTACCAGGCGAAGATGCTGGACTGCGACCGCAAGCTCGAAGTCTTGATCGCCGCGCTTAGCAACAGAGAAGCAAAGCCGGTCGGAAAGCTATCCCAGCCACGCGTAAAGACCAAGCAGGTCAACACACCCACCTTCGATGTCAGGACCGCGCTGTACGGTGTGCTCGGCGTTGATCTGACTGAGATCCATGGGCTGGGTCCGTCACTCGCATTGAAGCTCGTCGGCGAGTGCGGCAAGGATCTGAGGGCGTGGCCAACCGCCAAGCACTTCACCTCTTGGCTCTGCCTCGCACCCGGCAACAAAATCTCCGGTGGCAAGGTACTATCTTCACGCACGCGGAGATCCTCCAGCCGGGCAGCCGCACTACTGCGATTGGCAGCCACAACCGTGGGGCGGAGCGATACGGCGCTCGGAGCATTCTATCGCCGGCTGTCCTCACGCGCGGGCAAGTCGAAGGCGGTGACGGCGACCGCCCGCAAGATTGCAGTTTTATTCTACAACACACTCCGGCATGGCATGAGCTACAGGGATCCAGGTGCCGACCAATATGAGCGACAATATCGCAGCCGCGTCCTCGCTAACCTTCAGCGCCGGGCCAAATCGCTCGGCTTTGTCTTGCAGGCCATTCCGTGCAACGCCAATCAGGCTGTTTCTTAG
- a CDS encoding transposase, with product MQERQRRSFTEEYKRQAAELVVSSGRSITSVGKELGLRDSVLRRWVEKLRQEPAAAARRPTTQATPMPADQAAEIARLREENERLRMERDILKNCPAPWRACAG from the coding sequence ATGCAAGAGCGTCAACGTCGGTCGTTTACCGAGGAGTACAAGCGGCAGGCCGCTGAACTCGTGGTATCGAGTGGCCGGTCGATCACGTCGGTCGGCAAGGAACTCGGTCTGCGTGATTCGGTGCTGCGGCGCTGGGTGGAGAAGCTCCGGCAGGAGCCGGCAGCGGCGGCGCGGCGCCCCACGACGCAAGCGACGCCGATGCCGGCGGACCAGGCTGCCGAGATCGCCCGGCTGCGCGAGGAGAATGAGCGGCTGCGCATGGAGCGGGACATTTTAAAAAACTGTCCAGCGCCGTGGCGTGCCTGCGCGGGGTAG
- a CDS encoding crotonase/enoyl-CoA hydratase family protein — protein sequence MGNAADAGDAALLKIETRGAVLTVGLNRPAKRNALNDGIILALRDCFSAIPDDIGAVVIHGVGDHFSSGLDLSELTERDATEGLVHSQMWHRVFDRIQYCRVPVIAALKGAVIGGGLELACAAHIRVAEPSAYFALPEGQRGIFVGGGGSVRLPRLIGVPRMADMMLTGRVYSATEGAAYGFSQYLTEADGALPKALELAERVAANAPLTNFAVLQALPMIAEANPQTGLLMESLMATVAQSDKEAKKRIRAFLDRKTAKVKPT from the coding sequence ATGGGAAACGCTGCCGACGCGGGCGATGCCGCGCTGCTCAAGATAGAGACGCGGGGGGCGGTGCTGACGGTCGGGCTCAACCGGCCCGCCAAGCGCAATGCGCTGAACGACGGCATCATCCTGGCGCTGCGGGACTGCTTTTCGGCGATTCCCGACGACATCGGTGCCGTCGTCATCCATGGTGTCGGCGATCACTTTTCGTCCGGCCTCGATCTCTCCGAACTGACCGAGCGCGACGCCACCGAGGGCCTGGTGCATTCCCAGATGTGGCACCGCGTCTTCGACCGCATCCAGTATTGCCGCGTGCCCGTCATCGCCGCGCTGAAGGGCGCGGTGATCGGCGGCGGGCTGGAGCTCGCCTGCGCCGCGCATATCCGGGTCGCCGAGCCGTCGGCCTATTTCGCGCTGCCCGAGGGCCAGCGCGGCATCTTCGTCGGCGGCGGCGGATCAGTGCGGCTACCGCGCCTGATCGGCGTGCCGCGGATGGCGGACATGATGCTGACCGGTCGGGTCTATTCGGCGACCGAGGGCGCGGCCTACGGCTTCTCGCAATATCTCACCGAGGCCGACGGCGCGCTGCCGAAAGCGCTGGAGCTTGCCGAGCGGGTCGCCGCCAACGCACCGCTAACCAACTTCGCCGTGTTGCAGGCGCTGCCGATGATCGCCGAGGCCAATCCGCAGACCGGCCTATTGATGGAATCGCTGATGGCGACGGTGGCGCAGAGCGACAAGGAAGCGAAAAAGCGCATCCGCGCCTTTCTGGACCGCAAGACCGCCAAGGTGAAGCCGACATGA
- a CDS encoding feruloyl-CoA synthase, translated as MSAAPSVSAASAHPLRPISFGNPDVSVERRDDGTIYLRPKFSLTDYPVRLTDRLHHWAKAEPNRVFMAERAGSGWRQITYAQLLETTRRIASALIARGLSAERPIVILSGNSIDHELMALGALYAGIPFCPVSPAYSLVSRDYGKLSFVIKLLTPGLVFADDADKFADALRANVAPDVEIAASRGIVPGRGVTRLADLMATPEDPRLDAIHGAIGPDTIAKFLLTSGSTGNPKAVINTQRMICANQVMLRETLAFLKDEPPVIVDWLPWNHTFGGNHNVGLTLFNGGSMYLDEGKPMPGGIEETVRNLREISPTVYFNVPKGYESLLPYLRADAALRAKFFARLHAMFFSGAALSPFIWNSLDALAVEEKGYRVPMLTGLGATETSPFFMSVRPDTSRSGHVGLPVSGNDAKLVPNNGKLEVRAKGPNVTPGYWRQPELTAKAFDEEGFYKFGDALKPANAGDLAAGFDFDGRIAEDFKLASGTWVSVGPLRARFVGTCAPLVRDVVIAGLNRDELAAIVILDLDGCRLINPELVAGDIAAAANDPLVRAAFRERFARVLAGATGSSNRIARAILLDTPLSIDRGEVTDKGSINQRAVLEHRADIIDALYAPVPSASVITLV; from the coding sequence ATGAGCGCCGCGCCGTCCGTATCAGCTGCGAGCGCGCATCCGCTGCGTCCGATCTCGTTCGGCAATCCCGACGTCAGCGTCGAGCGCCGCGACGACGGCACGATCTATCTTCGCCCGAAGTTCAGTCTTACCGATTATCCCGTTCGTCTCACCGACCGCCTGCATCACTGGGCAAAGGCCGAGCCGAACCGCGTGTTCATGGCCGAACGCGCCGGCAGTGGTTGGCGGCAGATCACCTACGCGCAATTGCTGGAGACGACCCGGCGCATCGCGTCGGCGCTGATCGCGCGCGGGTTGTCCGCCGAGCGGCCGATCGTGATCCTGTCGGGCAACTCGATCGACCACGAGCTGATGGCACTCGGCGCGCTCTATGCCGGCATTCCGTTCTGCCCGGTGTCGCCGGCCTATTCGCTGGTGTCGCGCGACTACGGCAAGCTCAGCTTCGTTATCAAGCTGCTGACGCCGGGCCTCGTTTTCGCCGACGATGCCGACAAATTTGCCGATGCGCTGCGCGCCAATGTCGCGCCGGATGTCGAGATCGCGGCCAGCCGAGGCATCGTGCCCGGCCGCGGGGTGACCCGGCTCGCCGATCTCATGGCGACGCCGGAGGATCCGCGCCTCGACGCAATCCATGGAGCAATCGGCCCCGATACGATCGCGAAATTCCTGCTGACGTCGGGTTCGACGGGCAATCCCAAGGCCGTGATCAACACCCAGCGCATGATCTGCGCCAACCAGGTGATGCTGCGCGAGACGCTGGCGTTCCTGAAGGACGAGCCGCCTGTGATCGTCGACTGGCTGCCGTGGAATCACACATTTGGCGGCAACCACAATGTCGGGCTGACGCTCTTCAACGGCGGCTCGATGTATCTCGACGAGGGCAAGCCGATGCCCGGCGGCATCGAGGAGACCGTACGAAACCTGCGCGAGATTTCGCCGACGGTCTATTTCAACGTGCCCAAGGGTTATGAATCGCTGCTGCCCTATCTGCGCGCCGACGCTGCCTTGCGGGCGAAATTCTTCGCCCGGCTGCATGCGATGTTCTTCTCGGGCGCCGCGTTGTCGCCGTTCATCTGGAACAGCCTCGATGCGCTCGCCGTCGAGGAGAAGGGCTATCGCGTGCCAATGCTGACAGGGCTCGGCGCCACCGAGACCTCGCCGTTCTTCATGTCGGTGCGGCCCGATACCAGCCGCTCCGGCCATGTCGGGCTTCCGGTGTCGGGCAATGACGCGAAGCTCGTCCCGAACAACGGCAAGCTCGAGGTGCGCGCCAAGGGCCCCAACGTGACGCCCGGCTACTGGCGGCAGCCGGAGTTGACCGCCAAGGCGTTCGACGAGGAGGGCTTTTACAAGTTCGGCGATGCGCTGAAGCCGGCCAACGCTGGTGATCTCGCTGCCGGTTTTGATTTCGATGGCCGTATCGCCGAGGATTTCAAGCTGGCGAGCGGCACCTGGGTCAGCGTCGGTCCGTTGCGGGCGCGCTTCGTCGGCACCTGCGCGCCGCTGGTGCGCGACGTCGTGATCGCGGGCCTCAACCGCGATGAGCTCGCGGCGATCGTGATCCTCGATCTCGACGGCTGCCGCCTGATCAATCCAGAGCTTGTCGCCGGCGACATCGCGGCCGCGGCCAATGATCCGCTGGTGCGGGCCGCCTTTCGCGAACGTTTCGCGCGCGTGCTTGCCGGCGCCACCGGCTCGTCGAACCGGATCGCGCGGGCGATCCTGCTGGATACGCCGTTGTCGATCGATCGCGGTGAGGTCACCGACAAGGGCTCGATCAACCAGCGCGCGGTGCTGGAGCATCGCGCTGACATCATCGACGCGCTCTACGCGCCGGTGCCATCGGCATCGGTGATCACACTCGTCTAG
- a CDS encoding SDR family NAD(P)-dependent oxidoreductase — protein MQLKDQAAIVTGGASGLGAATARRLAAQGAKVAVCDLNAKLAESVAAEIGGIPIVCDVADAAAAEAAVAAAAKAHGAARVLVNCAGIGVAKRVIGREGPMALADFDKVIKVNLIGSFNMLRLATSDMAKLEPLATGERGVVILTASVAAYDGQIGQAAYSASKGGIVAMTLPIARELAQFGIRVLTIAPGLFMTPLLAGLPQEAQDSLAAAIPFPRRLGQADEFASLALHMIDNPYLNGEVVRLDAALRMAPR, from the coding sequence ATGCAGTTGAAGGATCAGGCCGCCATCGTCACCGGCGGCGCATCGGGATTGGGGGCTGCGACCGCGCGCCGGCTGGCCGCACAGGGCGCCAAGGTTGCGGTCTGCGACCTCAACGCTAAGCTCGCCGAGAGCGTCGCGGCCGAGATCGGCGGCATTCCGATCGTTTGCGACGTGGCCGATGCGGCAGCCGCCGAGGCTGCGGTCGCTGCCGCCGCCAAGGCGCATGGCGCGGCGCGGGTGCTGGTGAACTGTGCCGGCATCGGCGTGGCAAAGCGCGTGATCGGCCGCGAGGGACCGATGGCGCTGGCCGACTTCGACAAGGTGATCAAGGTCAATCTGATCGGCTCGTTCAACATGCTGCGGCTTGCGACATCAGATATGGCGAAGCTCGAGCCGCTCGCGACCGGCGAGCGCGGCGTCGTGATCTTGACGGCCTCGGTCGCGGCCTATGACGGCCAGATCGGGCAGGCGGCCTATTCGGCCTCGAAGGGCGGCATCGTCGCGATGACCTTGCCGATCGCGCGCGAGCTCGCGCAATTCGGCATCCGCGTGCTGACCATCGCGCCCGGCCTGTTCATGACGCCCTTGCTGGCCGGCCTGCCGCAGGAGGCGCAGGATTCGCTCGCCGCCGCGATCCCGTTCCCGCGAAGGCTCGGGCAGGCCGACGAGTTCGCCTCGCTGGCGCTGCACATGATCGACAATCCCTATCTGAATGGCGAGGTGGTGCGGCTCGATGCCGCGCTCCGGATGGCGCCGCGCTGA
- a CDS encoding acyl-CoA thioesterase: MFVHRRDVQIQWGDCDPANIVYYPRYFAMFDDSTSIMFEAAGCSKQDLIHKYGLVGIPMVDTRAKFHIPSTHGDWITIESRIDSIKRSSFEVVHRVFKGEALAIEAFETRVLVGRHPDDPDKLKSAPFPQEIIDRFMKG; the protein is encoded by the coding sequence ATGTTCGTCCATCGGCGCGATGTGCAGATCCAGTGGGGCGATTGCGACCCCGCCAACATCGTCTATTACCCGCGCTATTTCGCGATGTTCGACGACTCGACCTCGATCATGTTCGAGGCCGCCGGTTGCTCGAAGCAGGACCTGATTCACAAATACGGCCTGGTCGGCATTCCTATGGTCGACACGCGGGCGAAATTCCACATCCCGTCGACTCATGGCGACTGGATTACCATCGAGAGCCGGATCGACAGCATCAAGCGCTCGAGCTTCGAGGTGGTGCACCGCGTGTTCAAGGGCGAGGCGTTGGCGATCGAGGCATTTGAGACCCGGGTGCTGGTTGGTCGCCATCCGGACGATCCCGACAAGCTGAAATCGGCGCCATTTCCGCAGGAGATCATCGACCGCTTCATGAAGGGCTGA
- a CDS encoding ABC transporter substrate-binding protein, whose amino-acid sequence MRKATLAAVALAAVIALPGAPAQAQTNEITIGITISTTGPAAALGIPERNALDFVPKEIGGVPLKLIVLDDAGDPTAATTNTRRFVTESKADIIMGSCITPTTIAVSTVANEAGIPHLGLAPFPINEARAKWSVDLPQSIPIMGKVLYEHMKAHNIKTVGYIGYSDSYGDLWVNDFKAQAVPMGLTMIDEERFARPDTSVAGQVLKLVAANPDAILVGASGTAAALPQTALRERGYKGLIYQTHGAATMDFIRIAGASAEGVIMSAGPIMSPETQADSALTKKPGLTLNAAYEAKYGANSRSQFAGHSYDAFEVLKRIIPTALKTAKPGTPEFREAIRQAFISEKEIVASQGVYNWTEKDRYGLDDRSRILLTVKDGKYIPAM is encoded by the coding sequence ATGAGGAAGGCCACTCTCGCCGCCGTGGCGCTCGCAGCTGTAATCGCGCTGCCGGGCGCGCCCGCACAGGCGCAGACCAATGAAATCACCATCGGCATCACGATCTCGACCACCGGGCCCGCCGCGGCGCTCGGCATTCCCGAGCGCAACGCGCTCGATTTCGTGCCGAAGGAGATCGGCGGCGTGCCGCTGAAGCTGATCGTGCTCGACGACGCCGGCGATCCGACCGCTGCGACCACAAATACAAGGCGCTTCGTCACCGAGTCCAAGGCCGACATCATCATGGGCTCCTGCATCACGCCGACGACGATCGCGGTGTCGACGGTCGCCAACGAGGCCGGCATCCCGCATCTCGGGCTGGCGCCATTCCCGATCAACGAGGCCCGCGCGAAATGGTCGGTCGACCTGCCGCAGTCGATCCCGATCATGGGCAAGGTGCTCTACGAGCACATGAAGGCGCACAACATCAAGACCGTCGGCTATATCGGCTATTCGGATTCCTACGGCGATCTCTGGGTCAACGACTTCAAGGCGCAGGCCGTGCCGATGGGCTTGACCATGATCGATGAGGAGCGCTTCGCGCGCCCGGATACATCGGTCGCGGGCCAGGTGCTGAAGCTCGTCGCCGCCAATCCCGACGCCATCCTGGTCGGCGCGTCCGGCACCGCCGCGGCACTGCCGCAGACCGCGCTGCGCGAGCGCGGCTACAAGGGCCTGATCTACCAGACCCACGGCGCCGCCACTATGGACTTCATCCGCATCGCGGGCGCGTCGGCGGAAGGCGTCATCATGTCGGCCGGCCCGATCATGTCGCCGGAAACGCAAGCAGACAGCGCGCTGACCAAGAAGCCCGGCCTGACGCTGAACGCCGCCTATGAAGCCAAATACGGTGCCAACAGCCGCAGCCAGTTCGCCGGCCACTCCTACGATGCCTTCGAGGTGCTGAAGCGCATCATCCCGACGGCGCTGAAAACCGCCAAGCCCGGCACGCCGGAATTCCGCGAGGCGATCCGTCAGGCGTTCATCTCCGAGAAGGAGATCGTCGCGAGCCAAGGCGTCTACAACTGGACCGAAAAGGACCGCTACGGCCTCGACGACCGCTCGCGCATCCTGCTGACGGTCAAGGACGGCAAATACATCCCGGCGATGTGA
- a CDS encoding ABC transporter ATP-binding protein, with protein sequence MSALLSVTDVHIAYGKVEAVRGVSLDVADNEIVTIIGANGAGKTTLLNAIMGVLPLKGRTTFAGVDMAPLDIEDRVATGLSLVPEHRELFGTMNVEDNLELGAFRIAKATAAVSLERVYTLFPRLKERRKQLAGTLSGGEQQMLAMGRALMGAPKLLMLDEPSLGLAPIIVADIFRIVGELRSAGVSVLLVEQNAQAALQIADRAYVMELGEFVLSGPAREIAANKGVAASYLGFQHEGDSAI encoded by the coding sequence ATGAGTGCGCTGCTGTCGGTCACCGACGTCCACATCGCCTACGGCAAGGTCGAGGCCGTGCGCGGCGTCTCGCTCGACGTCGCCGACAATGAGATCGTCACCATCATCGGGGCCAACGGCGCCGGCAAGACCACGCTGCTCAACGCCATCATGGGCGTGCTGCCGCTGAAGGGCCGCACCACCTTTGCCGGCGTCGACATGGCGCCATTGGACATCGAGGACCGCGTCGCCACCGGCCTGAGCCTGGTGCCAGAGCATCGCGAGTTGTTCGGCACGATGAACGTCGAGGACAATCTCGAGCTCGGCGCCTTCCGGATTGCGAAGGCAACCGCAGCCGTTTCGCTGGAGCGGGTCTATACGCTGTTTCCGCGGCTCAAGGAGCGGCGCAAGCAGCTCGCCGGCACGCTGTCCGGCGGCGAGCAGCAGATGCTGGCAATGGGCCGCGCGCTGATGGGGGCGCCGAAGCTCTTGATGCTGGACGAGCCGAGCCTCGGCCTTGCCCCGATCATCGTCGCCGACATCTTCCGCATCGTCGGCGAGCTCCGCTCGGCCGGCGTCTCGGTGCTGCTGGTCGAGCAGAACGCCCAGGCCGCACTGCAGATCGCCGATCGCGCCTATGTAATGGAGCTCGGCGAATTCGTGCTGTCGGGTCCCGCCAGGGAGATCGCCGCCAACAAGGGCGTCGCCGCGAGCTATCTCGGCTTCCAGCACGAAGGCGACAGCGCGATTTAG